AAAACTCAGAGCGGCGATTGAATATACCTCGGTGTTGCTGTTTGCCTTGGAGAAAGAGTTTCTCGTCTCTGACATCATTTCCGCGTATGCCCAGTTTGGTGTGGAAGTCAATCGCATGACCATAAAACGGCGTCTTATCGATACTGGGGTCATTGAAAGTGCCAACAAGATAGCCGCTAGTAATAAAGGCAAAGGTGGCAAACCAGCCCAAGTTTATAGTTTGGCAGATAAACACGTGACCTATTTTCAAACTTGTCTACGTTAAACCAACGAGGATAATCACCATGATTGCTATTAACAGAGCAACGACAGCCGCACTAGATGTAGACCCGCAAAAGGGGTTTAGCGAGCTATGTCCGTCGGAGCTGCCCGTCGCTGGCGCGCTAGAGATTGTTGATGAACTGAAACGCAACCATCAAAAAGCGAAACTGAAGCTCGTTTCGCGTGATATGCACCCTCCGGGCGCAGTGTGGGAAGCAAAAACCCCCGCCAATATGCTTGAGCCAGTAGGCCTGCCTGAGGTGGACATCAAATGGAATCCGCATTGCGTGGTGGGGACGCCGGGTGTCGAGCTGCTTCCGGGGCTCCCTGCGGTGCGTGAATACGACTTTCAAATCAATAAAGGCGTCGATCCAGATGCGCATCCGTATGGCGCATTTTATCACGATCAGGCCGAAAAGTTATCTACAGGTGGCATTGAGTTTTTGCGTGCCAACCAAATTGATACGGTGATCGTTGGTGGTTTAGCGCTCGATTTTTGTGTGAAAAGATCGATTGAGCAATTGATAGCAGCGGGCTTTCGTGTTGTGTTGAACTTAGCAGCCACCAAAGCCGTCTTTGCTGAATCGGCCCCCGAGGTGATTGAGCAGTTGTCTATTTTGGGTGTGATTTGTGTTGAAGATGCAGAGCAAATTGACCTACTGTAAGCCCAGTGATTTTGACATAAATCACTGGAAGGCAGAGTGATGATGTGCATTGGGTTGCTAACACAAACTACTGATTAAATAAGAAGTTTTCTCTTTGTGAACAAAAAATAATCCATTGATATCGAAAATATCAAATAGATTTATTTGCTGATAAATTCTTATTTACTGGTGAAAATGTCTTTATGAGTGAATGCTTTATTCGTTTTTTTGTTGCAATCCTTCAAAAACCAACCTAAAACTGTGGGATTCTTCGTGGTACGGTGAGATTTAGATCAAATAAAAAGTTGGCGTAAATCAGAAGCTTGGCATACACTTTCTCAAGTAGGCCCGATATGTTGTTGATTGGTAGGGCAAATTGGTTTGGCGCTACCTACGGTGTAGCAAGGTTTAACATAGCTTTGAGGAAAGTTTTTATGGCGCTCACAAAAGCCGATTTGGCAGAGAACCTGTTTGAGAAACTTGGATTCAGTAAACGGGACGCCAAGGACACGGTTGAGGTGTTTTTTGAAGAGATTCGTAAAGCACTGGAAAACGGCGAGCAAGTGAAACTATCAGGTTTTGGTAATTTCGACTTACGTGATAAGAATGAAAGACCTGGCCGCAACCCGAAAACAGGTGAAGATATTCCGATCACAGCCAGACGGGTGGTCACGTTCCGTCCAGGGCAGAAATTGAAAGCCAGAGTTGAGAATCTCAAGCCTTGAACGATTTTCAAATACCTTGTCGATTTTCAAATACAAAGACCACGTAAAGCGTGGTCTTTGTCTATTAAGTAGGCTGTTTAGCTTAGTGTTTTAGGCCGCTTCTAGATGCGTCGTCAAATACGGTTGCCAAGCCTGTTGGTAAAGGTCTTTCGATTGATTTCTCAGTTGTTTGATTGCGGCCAGCTCCATTTCATTTAAGTCGCGCTGAGCTGCCGAAGCTTGACGCTCTATGGTTTGGATCTGCTCATACAGATCGTGCTCTGGACCACTTTTCACATCCGCAATCGCTTTTAAGTGCAATTGCACTTCTGCCACTAGGTTGGTTTTTGGCAAACGCACCAACAGGTTCAAATCACGGTAACCTGACTCGGCTGGCGTCTTGAAGCGGTTTTTCACTTTAACAATGCGAGTTTCTCGCGATAAAGCCTCGTAAACACTCACTAGGCTAGCTACATCATTAGCCACAATCGTTGCGCGAGCTAAGTCAGTAATTCGACTCGCATCACCGTTCAACTCTAACGCGACTTTCTCTTTAGCACGTTGCGCCGATTTTACTCCTGCAAAATAAGGGGGAGTATCGGTCAGTAAGGCCGTGCTTGTGACAATGGTTTCCAACTCAAGCTGGGCTTGGTGCGCTTTACTATAAAGAATATCGAAGTCGCTATAGGGTTGAGTCGGCTGGGTGTGAGTTGATTGAATTCCGTATAAACCACTT
This Vibrio navarrensis DNA region includes the following protein-coding sequences:
- a CDS encoding isochorismatase family protein; amino-acid sequence: MIAINRATTAALDVDPQKGFSELCPSELPVAGALEIVDELKRNHQKAKLKLVSRDMHPPGAVWEAKTPANMLEPVGLPEVDIKWNPHCVVGTPGVELLPGLPAVREYDFQINKGVDPDAHPYGAFYHDQAEKLSTGGIEFLRANQIDTVIVGGLALDFCVKRSIEQLIAAGFRVVLNLAATKAVFAESAPEVIEQLSILGVICVEDAEQIDLL
- a CDS encoding RelA/SpoT domain-containing protein, giving the protein MSLLLRTTALMLLLLSRAPAFAAIPNAPSNQEEPRANSQGQVSSKLFRHSLSGLYGIQSTHTQPTQPYSDFDILYSKAHQAQLELETIVTSTALLTDTPPYFAGVKSAQRAKEKVALELNGDASRITDLARATIVANDVASLVSVYEALSRETRIVKVKNRFKTPAESGYRDLNLLVRLPKTNLVAEVQLHLKAIADVKSGPEHDLYEQIQTIERQASAAQRDLNEMELAAIKQLRNQSKDLYQQAWQPYLTTHLEAA
- the ihfA gene encoding integration host factor subunit alpha; the encoded protein is MALTKADLAENLFEKLGFSKRDAKDTVEVFFEEIRKALENGEQVKLSGFGNFDLRDKNERPGRNPKTGEDIPITARRVVTFRPGQKLKARVENLKP